A single genomic interval of Paenibacillus macerans harbors:
- a CDS encoding FAD-dependent oxidoreductase, which produces MKVAVIGCTHAGTAAIVNIAKLYPEANITVYERNDNISFLSCGIALYVGGMVKDPQGLFYSSPEQLAELGVHTKMRHEVVVVDTDAKTLQARNLVTGEEFEDTFDKLVVTTGSWPIVPKFAGIELENIVLSKNFNHSNTIIEKAKQAQNIVVVGAGYIGVELVEAFQLNGKQVTLIDAEERILSKYLDPEYTDKIEQSLSEHGIRLALGQKVTRFEGEAGKVTRVVTDQGKYDADMVIMCIGFRPNTGLLEGQVDMLDNGAIIVDEYMRTSKPDVYAAGDSCAVFYNPTGKHAYIPLATNAVRMGTLVARNLAAPTVKYLGTQGTSGIKIYEDNIAATGLTEAAAKDAGLEAEAVLINDNYRPEFMPTHEQVTLKVVFEPNTRRILGAQIMSKADLTQSINTMSVCIQNGMKMEELAFVDFFFQPHYNKPWNFLNSAGLGVLPEVPSKESVHA; this is translated from the coding sequence ATGAAAGTAGCAGTTATCGGATGTACGCACGCAGGCACGGCCGCTATCGTCAATATCGCTAAACTATACCCGGAAGCAAACATCACCGTCTACGAACGGAACGACAATATTTCGTTCCTGTCGTGCGGGATCGCATTGTACGTCGGCGGTATGGTGAAGGACCCTCAAGGATTGTTTTACTCCTCGCCGGAGCAGCTGGCGGAGCTGGGGGTCCACACGAAAATGCGCCATGAGGTGGTGGTGGTCGATACGGACGCCAAAACTCTGCAGGCCCGCAATTTGGTCACCGGCGAAGAGTTCGAGGACACGTTCGACAAGCTGGTCGTGACGACCGGATCGTGGCCGATCGTGCCGAAATTCGCGGGCATTGAGCTGGAAAACATTGTGCTTTCGAAAAACTTCAACCATTCCAATACGATTATCGAAAAGGCCAAACAGGCGCAAAATATCGTCGTCGTAGGCGCCGGTTATATCGGCGTGGAGCTTGTGGAAGCTTTTCAATTGAACGGCAAGCAGGTCACTTTGATCGACGCGGAGGAGCGGATTTTGAGCAAATACCTGGATCCGGAGTACACGGACAAAATCGAGCAATCGCTTAGCGAACACGGTATTCGGCTGGCGCTCGGACAGAAGGTAACCCGCTTTGAGGGCGAGGCAGGCAAGGTAACCCGCGTCGTGACCGATCAGGGTAAATACGACGCCGACATGGTGATCATGTGCATCGGCTTCCGTCCGAATACCGGGCTGCTTGAAGGCCAAGTAGATATGCTCGACAATGGGGCGATCATCGTCGACGAATATATGCGCACCAGCAAGCCGGACGTTTATGCGGCTGGCGACAGCTGCGCGGTGTTTTACAACCCGACCGGCAAACACGCCTACATTCCGCTGGCCACGAACGCGGTCCGCATGGGGACGCTGGTCGCCCGCAATCTGGCGGCGCCAACCGTAAAATACCTTGGCACCCAGGGAACCTCGGGCATCAAGATTTACGAGGACAACATCGCGGCAACCGGTTTGACGGAAGCGGCCGCCAAGGATGCGGGGCTTGAGGCTGAGGCGGTGCTTATTAACGACAATTACCGGCCTGAATTCATGCCGACCCATGAACAGGTTACGCTAAAGGTCGTTTTCGAACCGAACACGCGGCGCATCCTGGGCGCGCAAATTATGTCGAAAGCGGATCTGACCCAGTCGATCAACACGATGTCGGTATGCATTCAAAACGGCATGAAGATGGAGGAACTGGCTTTTGTCGACTTCTTCTTCCAGCCGCATTACAACAAGCCGTGGAACTTCCTGAACAGCGCCGGCCTTGGCGTGCTGCCGGAGGTGCCAAGCAAGGAGTCTGTGCACGCTTGA
- a CDS encoding MFS transporter, whose protein sequence is MKWLSAYPREVKVFLVASLINSAGGSLMWPLITMFVFKILGRSVTDAGLVILVMSLGGIAGQLLGGALYHRLGVTRLIVGGLGLNALFLLLLPYGSGNWHLFMLLIAMVGFFNAMSMPAIQAFIGFRFAERRGELFNVIYVANNIGVAVGTALSGFLAQISYDLSFILNGLTSAAFAVFFWFYLNKVQKSQGELHVEKRKTVAEGQSVWTLMKCYPVYLFMGIGSFFLWLANCIWNNGVSPFTISRGMPEWNYSVLWTLNGVLIFVGQPFVLWIKRTFAGSPQAQMTASAVFYMLGYVTILGFHTYPSMVLAMVLTTIGEMLISPAIPSFISDQTGKGAPFYLGLVGGMGVAGRVVGPYAMGVLFDWNGLVPVAWLAVVIAALAIGAFLIHAFMNREGRETTGIASGM, encoded by the coding sequence ATGAAGTGGCTGAGTGCTTATCCGCGCGAGGTTAAAGTTTTTTTGGTGGCCAGTCTGATCAATTCAGCCGGCGGCTCTTTAATGTGGCCGCTAATCACGATGTTTGTGTTCAAAATATTGGGCAGGTCGGTGACGGACGCCGGTCTGGTCATTCTGGTCATGTCCCTGGGCGGCATCGCCGGCCAGCTGTTGGGCGGGGCTTTGTATCACCGGCTTGGGGTCACGCGGCTGATTGTGGGCGGGCTTGGCCTGAACGCGTTGTTTTTGCTGCTCCTGCCTTACGGCAGCGGCAACTGGCATTTGTTTATGCTGCTGATTGCTATGGTCGGCTTTTTTAACGCGATGTCCATGCCGGCGATCCAGGCCTTCATCGGCTTTCGCTTCGCGGAACGGCGGGGCGAGCTGTTTAACGTCATTTATGTGGCGAACAACATCGGCGTTGCCGTAGGTACGGCGCTCAGCGGGTTTTTGGCGCAGATTTCCTACGATTTGAGCTTTATTCTGAACGGGCTGACGTCGGCGGCATTTGCGGTTTTTTTCTGGTTTTATTTGAACAAAGTTCAAAAAAGCCAAGGCGAGCTGCATGTGGAAAAACGCAAAACCGTCGCGGAAGGCCAGAGCGTGTGGACGTTGATGAAGTGTTATCCGGTTTATTTGTTTATGGGCATTGGCTCATTTTTCCTATGGCTGGCCAATTGCATTTGGAACAACGGCGTATCGCCGTTTACGATCTCCCGGGGGATGCCGGAATGGAACTACAGCGTGCTGTGGACGCTGAACGGGGTGCTGATATTTGTCGGGCAGCCTTTCGTGCTCTGGATCAAGCGGACCTTCGCCGGCTCGCCGCAAGCGCAGATGACGGCCAGCGCTGTGTTTTATATGCTTGGTTACGTGACCATTTTAGGTTTTCACACTTATCCTAGCATGGTGCTGGCGATGGTGCTGACGACGATTGGGGAAATGCTCATATCGCCGGCGATTCCGTCGTTTATTTCCGACCAAACGGGCAAAGGCGCTCCTTTTTACCTCGGACTGGTCGGCGGCATGGGGGTTGCGGGCCGGGTGGTCGGGCCTTACGCGATGGGCGTGTTGTTCGACTGGAACGGACTGGTCCCGGTGGCCTGGCTGGCGGTGGTGATTGCGGCGCTGGCGATCGGCGCGTTTCTGATCCATGCGTTTATGAACCGGGAAGGCCGGGAAACGACCGGCATCGCATCGGGAATGTAA
- a CDS encoding formate/nitrite transporter family protein, giving the protein MAYHKPAQIAEVTVENGIKKAHNPLLTVLILGFLGGAFIALGFLLDIRVIASAPEEWGSFATFIGAAVFPIGLILVLLAGGELLTGNMMAVPLARMAGRISTGEVCKNLVLITLSNFVGALFVAYFFGHVVGLTASGPYLDKLVDMAGHKLDDSFLPAFVSGIGCNWLVALAVWLSYGADNMSGKILGIWFPTMAFVAIGFQHVVANMFLIPAAIFEGYYSWSEYLGNFVPVWLGNLTGGGLFVAGAYWTAYLKDRGTKADSGAGQGAGASVSAKTGSRTA; this is encoded by the coding sequence ATGGCTTACCATAAACCCGCGCAGATTGCCGAAGTGACCGTGGAGAACGGGATAAAAAAGGCGCATAATCCGCTGTTGACCGTGCTGATCCTCGGGTTTCTCGGCGGAGCGTTTATCGCTCTCGGTTTTCTGCTGGATATCCGCGTCATCGCCAGCGCCCCGGAGGAGTGGGGGAGCTTTGCCACATTCATCGGCGCGGCGGTGTTCCCGATCGGCCTTATACTCGTGCTTTTGGCTGGCGGAGAGTTGCTGACGGGGAATATGATGGCCGTTCCCCTGGCCCGGATGGCGGGGCGGATATCGACCGGCGAAGTGTGCAAAAACCTGGTGCTGATCACATTAAGCAACTTTGTCGGAGCGCTGTTTGTCGCTTATTTTTTCGGCCATGTCGTCGGATTGACGGCAAGCGGGCCGTATTTGGATAAACTGGTCGATATGGCGGGGCATAAGCTGGACGACAGCTTCCTGCCGGCGTTTGTTTCCGGGATCGGCTGCAACTGGCTGGTGGCCCTGGCCGTCTGGCTGTCTTACGGGGCCGATAATATGAGCGGCAAAATCCTCGGCATCTGGTTCCCGACGATGGCGTTTGTCGCCATCGGCTTTCAGCACGTCGTGGCCAATATGTTTCTGATTCCGGCGGCGATTTTCGAAGGGTATTACTCCTGGAGCGAATATCTCGGCAATTTCGTCCCGGTTTGGCTCGGCAATTTGACCGGCGGCGGGCTGTTCGTGGCCGGGGCGTATTGGACGGCTTATTTGAAGGATAGGGGAACGAAAGCCGATTCCGGCGCAGGCCAGGGGGCAGGGGCTTCCGTATCCGCTAAGACGGGCAGCAGAACGGCTTAG
- a CDS encoding ABC transporter ATP-binding protein: protein MVSLKTSHLDIAYEDRLIVEDLNISIPEGKITALVGANGSGKSTVLKTMARILQPKGGTVLLNGKSIHKQSTREVAKQLAILPQNPTAPEGLTVYELVSYGRFPHQKGFGGLKAEDRKIVEWAIEATRMNEFADRALEHLSGGQRQRAWIAMALAQETDILFLDEPTTFLDMAHQLEVLQLLEELNAASQRTIVMVVHDLNHAARYAHYMIAIKKGQAVASGTPEEVVTSAVLRDVFGIEADIVTDPRSGVPLCLPYELYRAAAEGKVRPAAKDGREEPERKVVSFL, encoded by the coding sequence ATGGTTTCATTAAAAACTTCCCATTTGGATATTGCCTACGAGGACCGCTTGATTGTCGAGGACTTGAATATTTCCATTCCGGAAGGAAAAATTACGGCGCTGGTTGGCGCCAACGGCTCCGGCAAATCCACGGTTTTAAAAACGATGGCCCGGATTTTGCAGCCGAAGGGCGGGACTGTACTGCTGAACGGCAAGTCGATTCATAAACAATCGACTCGGGAAGTCGCCAAGCAGCTGGCCATCCTGCCGCAGAACCCGACGGCGCCGGAGGGGCTGACGGTGTACGAATTGGTGTCGTACGGACGTTTTCCCCATCAAAAAGGCTTCGGCGGGTTAAAGGCGGAGGACCGCAAAATCGTCGAGTGGGCGATCGAAGCGACGCGGATGAACGAATTTGCCGATCGCGCTTTGGAGCATTTGTCCGGCGGGCAGCGTCAGCGGGCCTGGATCGCCATGGCGCTGGCACAGGAGACCGATATTCTGTTCCTCGACGAGCCGACGACCTTCCTCGACATGGCGCATCAACTGGAAGTGCTGCAGCTGTTGGAGGAATTGAACGCGGCATCGCAACGCACGATTGTGATGGTTGTGCATGACTTAAACCATGCCGCACGGTACGCCCATTATATGATCGCAATCAAAAAGGGCCAGGCCGTAGCTTCGGGAACTCCTGAAGAGGTGGTTACTTCCGCCGTGCTGCGCGACGTGTTCGGCATTGAAGCGGATATTGTAACGGACCCGCGCAGCGGGGTGCCGCTGTGTCTTCCTTACGAGCTCTACCGCGCCGCTGCCGAAGGCAAGGTGCGCCCTGCGGCCAAAGACGGGCGGGAGGAACCCGAGCGCAAAGTGGTTTCGTTCCTGTAG
- a CDS encoding DEAD/DEAH box helicase, whose amino-acid sequence MTTFENLGISPALLRRLREQGIANPTPVQAAAIPALLAGEDAIVQAQTGTGKTLAFLLPILENIRPDKQEAQALIITPTRELALQITAEARKLAQAREGLSLLAAYGGQDVERQLRKLKGGAQLVIGTPGRLLDHLRRGSLTLGAVRMLVLDEADQMLHMGFLAEVEEIILQVPRSRQTMLFSATMPDRVKRLARTYMDRPRDIRVAETPRVTLDSIRQVLVECTDRTKQAALIEKIRGERPYLAVIFCRTKRRASKLNEALQEAGFKSDELHGDLSQAKREQVMRAFREAKLELLVATDVAARGIDVEGVTHVFNYDIPHDVDSYIHRIGRTGRAGQEGVAVTFAAPKDIEALRLIERGIDRKLERQRYAAGGAGSGAARGSAGGRLDSAPVEETARRAKHGGAKRAPGRPGREAAGGRGRSAGDGGAPARGSRGAGKRRGESARTQRGSGGGAARAQGQSRRGGGHGRRGR is encoded by the coding sequence TTGACGACTTTTGAAAACCTGGGCATTTCGCCCGCGCTGCTTCGCAGGCTGCGGGAACAAGGCATCGCCAATCCGACCCCGGTGCAGGCGGCGGCGATTCCGGCGCTGCTCGCCGGGGAGGACGCAATCGTGCAGGCGCAGACCGGCACGGGTAAGACGCTCGCTTTTTTGCTGCCGATTTTGGAGAACATCCGTCCGGACAAGCAGGAGGCCCAGGCGCTGATCATCACCCCGACCCGGGAGCTGGCGCTGCAGATTACGGCCGAGGCCCGCAAGCTGGCGCAAGCCCGGGAGGGCTTGTCTTTGCTGGCCGCCTATGGCGGACAGGATGTGGAGCGGCAACTGCGCAAGCTTAAGGGCGGCGCCCAGCTTGTCATCGGAACCCCCGGCCGGCTGCTCGACCACTTGCGGCGCGGCTCGCTGACGCTTGGCGCCGTGCGGATGCTGGTGCTTGATGAAGCGGATCAGATGCTGCATATGGGCTTTTTGGCCGAGGTGGAGGAGATCATTTTGCAGGTGCCGCGCAGCCGTCAGACGATGCTGTTCTCGGCGACGATGCCCGATCGTGTAAAGCGTTTGGCCCGCACGTACATGGATCGTCCGCGGGATATCCGCGTTGCGGAAACGCCGCGCGTGACCTTAGACAGCATTCGGCAGGTTTTGGTGGAATGTACGGACCGGACGAAGCAGGCCGCGCTGATCGAGAAGATCCGCGGGGAGCGCCCGTATTTGGCGGTGATCTTTTGCCGGACGAAGCGGCGGGCGAGCAAGCTGAACGAGGCGCTGCAGGAGGCTGGATTTAAATCGGACGAACTGCACGGCGATCTGTCGCAGGCGAAACGCGAGCAGGTGATGCGCGCCTTCCGCGAGGCCAAGCTGGAGCTGCTGGTGGCTACGGATGTGGCGGCGCGCGGCATCGATGTCGAAGGAGTCACGCATGTGTTCAACTACGACATCCCGCATGACGTGGACAGCTACATCCACCGTATCGGGCGGACCGGCCGCGCCGGGCAGGAGGGCGTGGCGGTCACGTTTGCGGCGCCGAAGGACATCGAGGCGCTGCGCCTGATCGAGCGGGGTATCGACCGCAAGCTGGAGCGGCAGCGCTATGCTGCGGGCGGCGCGGGGAGCGGCGCCGCCCGGGGCTCCGCCGGCGGCCGGCTGGACTCGGCCCCGGTGGAGGAAACGGCGCGCCGCGCGAAGCACGGCGGCGCGAAGCGCGCGCCCGGCCGCCCTGGCCGCGAAGCGGCCGGCGGGCGCGGGCGCTCGGCCGGCGACGGTGGGGCGCCGGCACGGGGAAGCCGCGGCGCGGGGAAACGCCGCGGCGAAAGTGCGCGCACGCAGCGCGGCTCCGGCGGAGGCGCTGCGCGCGCGCAAGGGCAGAGCCGCCGCGGCGGCGGGCACGGGCGCCGGGGACGGTAG
- a CDS encoding ABC1 kinase family protein, whose translation MGSFVRHNGRYREIAMALVRHGFGFMAEEIGLTRLIRGPLRWWRKAGPLETRTLAERIRLVLEELGPTFIKAGQLASTRSDLLPEPIVQELVKLQDQVPPFSAEEAKAILEQELQMPVGELLASFDETPLAAASIGQVHRARLTSGERVAVKIQRPGVIPVIERDLDILKHLTALANKRWSWVSQYQIPQMVEEFSRSIRAELDYSHEGRNMEKIRRQFKEGEGIYIPGVYWHYTTSKVLTMDFVDGVHLNRLNGRAEVRFDRKTIAQRLVDALLRQIFEGGFFHADPHPGNLLVTERGELAFIDFGMVGRLSSDMKDHLSSLVIALMRRSTEGMVRAVLRMGLVDDASDTAGLRMDLERLRDRYYDIPFAEIQVGQALNDLFVTARRHRITLPADLLLLGKALLTVEGVALSLDPNLRILDMAEPFGRKLLREKYGSRRLTKKLIEGAAELTDSVVDLPQQLRRLSTMLGKGKIKMEMDFPEMEQFLRKLDQISNRLSFSIVLLSFSIIMVGLIVGSSLSRQPTILWDVPAIEIGFVVALLMFLWLLYSIFRSGRF comes from the coding sequence ATGGGCAGCTTTGTCCGTCATAACGGAAGATACCGGGAAATCGCCATGGCGCTGGTGCGCCATGGCTTTGGGTTTATGGCCGAAGAGATCGGGTTAACCCGGCTCATTCGAGGTCCGCTGCGGTGGTGGCGCAAGGCCGGGCCGCTGGAAACGCGAACTTTGGCCGAGCGGATCCGGCTGGTGCTGGAGGAATTGGGCCCGACCTTTATTAAGGCCGGGCAACTGGCCAGCACGCGCTCCGATTTGCTTCCGGAACCGATCGTTCAGGAGCTTGTCAAGCTTCAGGATCAGGTGCCGCCTTTTTCCGCCGAAGAAGCGAAGGCGATTTTGGAGCAGGAGCTGCAGATGCCGGTCGGGGAACTGCTGGCCAGCTTCGACGAGACGCCGCTGGCCGCGGCGTCGATCGGGCAGGTTCACCGGGCGCGGCTGACGAGCGGCGAGCGGGTCGCCGTCAAAATTCAGCGTCCCGGCGTTATTCCGGTCATCGAGCGCGACCTGGACATTCTGAAGCACTTGACGGCGCTGGCGAATAAACGGTGGTCCTGGGTTTCCCAGTATCAAATTCCGCAGATGGTCGAGGAATTTTCCCGGTCGATCCGGGCCGAGCTGGACTACAGCCATGAAGGGCGGAACATGGAGAAAATCCGCCGGCAATTCAAGGAAGGGGAAGGGATCTACATCCCCGGGGTTTATTGGCACTACACAACGTCCAAGGTGCTTACGATGGACTTTGTCGACGGCGTGCATTTGAACCGGCTGAACGGGCGGGCGGAAGTCCGCTTCGACCGGAAGACGATCGCCCAGCGCCTCGTGGATGCCCTGCTGCGGCAAATTTTTGAAGGCGGCTTCTTTCACGCCGACCCCCATCCCGGCAACCTGCTTGTGACGGAGCGGGGGGAGTTGGCGTTTATCGATTTCGGCATGGTCGGCCGGCTCAGCAGCGACATGAAGGACCACCTCTCCTCGCTGGTGATCGCTTTGATGCGGCGCAGCACCGAAGGTATGGTGCGGGCTGTCTTACGCATGGGGCTGGTGGATGACGCCTCCGATACGGCGGGGCTGCGCATGGATCTGGAGCGGCTGCGGGACAGGTATTACGATATCCCCTTCGCCGAAATTCAGGTCGGCCAGGCGTTAAACGATCTGTTTGTGACCGCCCGGCGGCACCGGATCACCCTGCCCGCCGATCTCTTGCTGCTCGGGAAGGCGCTGCTTACGGTGGAAGGCGTGGCGCTAAGCCTTGACCCGAACTTGCGCATTCTCGACATGGCCGAGCCGTTCGGGCGCAAGCTGCTGCGGGAGAAATACGGGTCGCGCCGGCTCACGAAGAAGCTGATCGAAGGGGCGGCCGAATTGACCGATTCTGTGGTCGACCTGCCGCAGCAGCTGCGCCGGCTGTCGACGATGCTTGGCAAAGGGAAGATCAAGATGGAGATGGATTTCCCGGAGATGGAGCAGTTTCTCCGCAAGCTGGATCAAATCAGCAACCGTTTGTCCTTCAGCATCGTTCTCCTTTCGTTCAGCATCATCATGGTCGGCTTGATCGTCGGCTCGTCACTGAGCCGGCAGCCGACGATACTGTGGGACGTTCCGGCGATCGAAATCGGCTTCGTCGTGGCGCTGCTGATGTTCCTGTGGCTGCTGTATTCGATCTTCCGCTCGGGGCGGTTTTAG
- a CDS encoding molybdopterin-containing oxidoreductase family protein → MIHEENGVFPAVCPLDCPDTCGLLLHKENGKIVKVTGNPDHPVTQGAICNKVRNMAERVYHPERVLYPLKRVGAKGEGKFARITWDEAVAEISGRYKELIREHGPESIMPYSFYGNMGILSVDGMDRRFFHRLGTTQLQQGICNSAGNAGWKYTMGFGGGTSPEETVNAKLIIVWGGNLVSTNMHQVALIEKARKQGAQLVVIDVHRNRTGQRADWFIPLYPGTDSALALGIMHVLFERGLVNETFLERYTIGHAELREHVKQYTPERVSAITGVPAEDIVKLAVLYGETSPAYIHIGNGLQHHDNGGMNVRTISCLPALTGQWLVPGGGAYKSNGAYGKMNAAALERPDLRPNPGARTVSMNRLGEALLTLDPPIRALFVYCSNPAVVAPDTGKVERGLRREDLFTVVHDLFLTDTAKYADIVLPATSSFENTDLYSSYWHHYVQLQEPVIPARGESKSNVETFKLLAAAMGFEEEAFRDSEEDMIRQALQFPHNPYLQGVTLEKLQEQRLVKLNMEHQKDYLDNLKTPSGKIELYSAAMERAGLPPLPTYVPLREGYDGERRPGEGDAYPLMFISPPNHSFLNSTFGNVEKLTALEKSPLLQIHPQDAAERGIEDGDEVTVWNDRGSYRVKTSVTDKMLPGIVVSQGLWWEQEDGRRTRANALTPDRLADLGGGAVFFSTVVNVKRQ, encoded by the coding sequence ATGATCCACGAAGAGAACGGGGTGTTTCCGGCGGTGTGCCCGCTGGATTGTCCCGATACTTGCGGCTTGCTGCTTCACAAAGAAAACGGAAAAATCGTGAAGGTGACGGGTAATCCCGATCATCCGGTGACCCAGGGGGCGATTTGCAACAAAGTCCGCAATATGGCGGAGCGGGTCTACCATCCGGAACGGGTGCTCTATCCGCTCAAGCGGGTCGGGGCCAAAGGCGAAGGGAAATTCGCGCGGATTACCTGGGACGAGGCGGTGGCGGAAATCTCCGGGCGATACAAGGAGCTTATCCGCGAGCATGGGCCGGAATCGATTATGCCGTACAGCTTTTACGGCAATATGGGGATTCTCAGCGTCGACGGGATGGACCGGCGCTTCTTCCACCGGCTGGGTACGACGCAGCTGCAGCAGGGGATTTGCAATTCCGCGGGGAACGCGGGCTGGAAATATACGATGGGCTTCGGCGGCGGGACCAGCCCGGAGGAAACGGTAAACGCGAAGCTGATCATTGTTTGGGGCGGCAATCTCGTCAGCACGAACATGCACCAGGTCGCTTTGATCGAAAAAGCCCGCAAGCAAGGGGCGCAGCTGGTCGTGATCGACGTGCACCGCAACCGCACCGGGCAGCGGGCCGACTGGTTTATTCCGCTGTATCCGGGAACGGACAGCGCCTTGGCGCTTGGAATCATGCACGTGCTGTTCGAGCGCGGGCTCGTGAACGAAACATTCCTGGAGCGGTATACGATCGGGCACGCCGAGCTGCGCGAGCATGTGAAGCAGTATACACCGGAGCGCGTTTCGGCGATCACCGGCGTGCCGGCGGAGGACATCGTCAAGCTGGCCGTCTTGTACGGCGAGACTTCGCCGGCTTACATTCACATCGGCAACGGCCTGCAGCACCACGATAACGGCGGCATGAACGTGCGTACGATCAGCTGCCTGCCGGCGTTGACCGGCCAGTGGCTTGTGCCCGGCGGCGGTGCGTACAAGTCGAACGGCGCTTACGGGAAAATGAACGCGGCCGCGCTGGAGCGGCCCGATCTGCGGCCGAACCCGGGCGCCCGCACGGTGAGCATGAACCGGCTTGGCGAAGCGCTGCTGACGCTCGATCCGCCGATCCGCGCGCTGTTCGTGTATTGCTCCAACCCGGCGGTGGTCGCGCCGGATACCGGGAAGGTGGAGCGGGGCCTCCGGCGGGAGGATCTGTTTACCGTCGTGCACGACCTGTTCCTGACGGACACGGCCAAATACGCCGACATCGTGCTGCCGGCGACGTCCTCTTTTGAGAATACGGACTTGTACAGCTCTTATTGGCATCATTATGTCCAGCTTCAGGAGCCGGTCATTCCGGCCCGGGGCGAAAGCAAAAGCAACGTCGAGACGTTCAAGCTGCTGGCGGCGGCGATGGGCTTCGAGGAGGAAGCGTTCCGGGACAGCGAGGAGGATATGATCCGGCAAGCCTTGCAGTTCCCGCACAACCCCTATTTGCAAGGCGTTACACTGGAAAAGCTGCAGGAGCAGCGCCTCGTCAAGCTGAACATGGAGCACCAGAAGGATTATTTGGACAACTTAAAGACGCCTTCAGGCAAAATCGAACTGTATTCCGCCGCGATGGAGAGAGCCGGCCTGCCGCCGCTGCCCACTTACGTGCCGCTGCGGGAAGGCTATGACGGCGAACGCCGGCCGGGCGAGGGGGACGCTTACCCGCTGATGTTCATTTCGCCGCCGAACCACAGCTTCCTGAACTCGACGTTCGGCAACGTGGAGAAGCTGACCGCGCTCGAGAAAAGCCCGCTCCTGCAAATCCATCCGCAGGACGCGGCGGAGCGCGGCATTGAAGACGGCGACGAGGTAACGGTGTGGAACGACCGCGGCAGCTACCGGGTAAAAACCTCTGTCACCGACAAAATGCTGCCGGGCATCGTCGTCAGCCAAGGGCTATGGTGGGAGCAGGAAGACGGACGCCGCACGCGGGCCAATGCCCTCACGCCCGACCGGCTTGCCGATCTGGGCGGAGGCGCGGTGTTTTTTTCCACCGTTGTTAATGTAAAGCGGCAATAG
- a CDS encoding M15 family metallopeptidase gives MYSKKGTLTAAVILMMAAALFAGCGDKEADAPQVSSPGTENAGEANGGAGAGGNAAAGGETGDNGAVNPDDNANNPADSGTAGSGAGNGSGAENSPGQGPADSGADNGQSVDTAAASDPYSTAVLINKQFALPDDYEPKDLVYPDVRFTFKEKIEKRMMRKEAAEALKELFAGAEQDGIYLAGVSAYRSHKTQTALFNRYVEKDGEEKAKTYSAVPGHSEHETGLAIDVSGSDGKCAAESCFGDTKEAAWLADHATEYGFIIRYPEGKEDITGYKYEPWHLRYVGKEIAADIAERGITLEEYYDAVPVSGQQQ, from the coding sequence ATGTACAGCAAGAAAGGCACGCTGACGGCAGCGGTCATATTGATGATGGCGGCGGCGCTTTTTGCGGGCTGCGGAGATAAAGAAGCGGACGCGCCGCAAGTTTCGTCACCGGGAACGGAGAATGCCGGGGAGGCAAACGGAGGAGCGGGCGCTGGAGGAAACGCCGCCGCGGGAGGCGAAACCGGGGACAATGGAGCGGTGAATCCTGATGATAACGCGAATAACCCGGCTGATTCCGGAACGGCGGGTTCGGGCGCGGGAAATGGGTCCGGTGCTGAAAATTCGCCTGGCCAAGGCCCGGCCGATTCCGGCGCCGACAACGGCCAAAGCGTGGATACGGCCGCGGCCTCCGATCCGTACAGCACCGCCGTTTTGATTAATAAGCAGTTTGCCTTGCCGGACGACTACGAGCCGAAGGATCTCGTGTATCCTGATGTCCGGTTCACGTTCAAGGAAAAAATCGAAAAGCGGATGATGCGCAAAGAGGCGGCGGAGGCTTTGAAGGAGCTGTTTGCCGGCGCCGAACAAGACGGAATCTATCTCGCCGGCGTATCCGCGTATCGTTCGCACAAAACGCAGACCGCTTTGTTTAACCGGTACGTAGAGAAGGACGGGGAAGAGAAAGCCAAAACCTACAGCGCCGTTCCCGGCCACAGCGAGCACGAGACCGGGCTGGCGATCGACGTTTCCGGCAGCGACGGCAAATGCGCGGCGGAAAGCTGCTTCGGCGATACGAAGGAAGCGGCCTGGCTGGCCGATCATGCAACGGAATACGGCTTTATTATCCGCTATCCGGAAGGCAAAGAGGACATTACCGGGTATAAATACGAGCCATGGCACCTCCGCTATGTCGGTAAAGAGATTGCGGCGGACATCGCCGAACGCGGCATTACGCTGGAAGAGTACTATGATGCCGTGCCGGTATCCGGCCAGCAACAATGA